One Streptomyces sp. V4I8 genomic window carries:
- a CDS encoding sensor histidine kinase yields the protein MTERPTPSRDASGRSDGDQPPLPPARFAYDRHTWKEIAHLLANLPLSLLGFTYVVVVLSTGAFLTLTVIGFPLLAAGLMGARQLGKLERARARALLGVRVDEPSPMPLRGGKDGFFPQLWLALKDPVGWRTILYDFIRLPWGILTFTITLTSLFVLWPVLPFIARGLSNADRAMVRGLLSPSDELERRIAELESDRGVVVDTAAADLRRIERDLHDGAQARLVNLAMGLGLAKEKLLEDPDAAATMVAEAHGEVKLALQELRDLARGIHPAVLTDRGLDAALSAVASRCTVPVKVTVDLLSRPAAAIEGIAYFTVSELLQNISKHSGAKSASVDVWRSDERLLIRVWDDGRGGARLDGGTGMRGLADRLDAVDGLFVIESPQGGPTTVTAELPWRDRVPGQG from the coding sequence ATGACCGAACGCCCCACCCCTTCGCGGGACGCCTCCGGGCGGTCCGACGGCGACCAGCCGCCGCTGCCGCCCGCCCGTTTCGCCTACGACCGGCACACCTGGAAGGAGATCGCGCATCTCCTGGCGAACCTGCCGTTGTCGTTGCTCGGCTTCACCTACGTCGTGGTGGTGCTGTCCACGGGCGCCTTCCTGACCCTGACGGTGATCGGATTCCCGCTGCTGGCGGCCGGGCTGATGGGCGCGCGGCAGTTGGGCAAGCTGGAGCGGGCACGCGCGCGTGCGTTGCTCGGGGTGCGGGTGGACGAGCCGAGTCCGATGCCGTTGCGCGGCGGCAAGGACGGCTTCTTCCCGCAGCTGTGGCTGGCGCTGAAGGACCCCGTCGGCTGGCGCACGATCCTGTACGACTTCATCCGCCTGCCCTGGGGCATCCTCACCTTCACCATCACGCTGACCTCGCTGTTCGTGCTGTGGCCGGTGCTGCCGTTCATCGCGCGGGGCCTGTCGAACGCGGACCGGGCGATGGTGCGCGGCCTGCTGTCGCCCTCCGACGAGCTGGAGCGCCGTATCGCCGAACTGGAGTCGGACCGAGGGGTCGTCGTGGATACGGCCGCCGCCGACCTGCGGCGCATCGAACGCGATCTGCACGACGGCGCGCAGGCCCGGCTGGTCAACCTGGCCATGGGGCTGGGCCTGGCCAAGGAGAAGCTGCTGGAGGATCCGGACGCGGCGGCGACGATGGTCGCGGAGGCCCATGGCGAGGTGAAGCTCGCGCTGCAGGAGCTACGGGACCTGGCGCGGGGCATCCATCCGGCCGTCCTGACCGACCGCGGCCTGGACGCCGCCCTGTCGGCGGTGGCCTCGCGGTGCACGGTGCCGGTGAAGGTGACCGTCGACCTGCTGTCCAGACCCGCGGCGGCCATCGAGGGCATCGCCTACTTCACCGTCTCCGAGCTGCTGCAGAACATCAGCAAGCACAGCGGTGCGAAGTCGGCGTCGGTGGATGTGTGGCGATCGGACGAACGGCTGCTCATCCGGGTGTGGGACGACGGGCGGGGCGGTGCGCGCCTCGACGGCGGTACGGGCATGCGTGGGCTCGCCGACCGGCTGGACGCCGTGGACGGCCTGTTCGTCATCGAGTCACCGCAGGGCGGTCCGACGACCGTGACGGCGGAACTGCCGTGGCGGGACCGCGTCCCCGGGCAGGGGTAG
- a CDS encoding NADH-quinone oxidoreductase subunit A, producing the protein MSEQTVVVAADVHYVVVSADYFQSYSVVGLLAVIGVLFVAVAFGAGRLLRPVVPTPEKLLTYECGVDPVGEGWAHTQVRYYVYAFLYVIFAIDSIFLFPWATVFADPGYGATTLVEMFIFLGFLAVGLLYAYKKGVLAWT; encoded by the coding sequence GTGTCGGAACAGACCGTCGTCGTCGCGGCGGATGTGCATTACGTCGTCGTCTCGGCGGACTACTTCCAGTCCTACTCGGTCGTCGGACTGCTGGCCGTCATCGGCGTGCTGTTCGTCGCCGTCGCCTTCGGGGCGGGCCGCCTGCTGCGCCCCGTGGTCCCCACGCCCGAGAAGCTCCTGACGTACGAGTGCGGCGTCGACCCCGTCGGTGAGGGCTGGGCCCACACCCAGGTCCGCTACTACGTGTACGCCTTCCTCTACGTGATCTTCGCCATCGATTCGATCTTCCTGTTCCCCTGGGCCACGGTCTTCGCCGACCCGGGCTACGGCGCGACCACCCTCGTCGAGATGTTCATCTTCCTCGGCTTCCTGGCCGTGGGCCTGCTCTACGCATACAAGAAGGGCGTCCTGGCATGGACGTGA
- a CDS encoding NADH-quinone oxidoreductase subunit B: MDVTPDTEGQPVLLPEPKRLGALARLAPEPMKVILNWGRRYSLWVFNFGLACCAIEFIAASMARHDFIRLGVIPFAPGPRQADLMVVSGTVTDKMAPAVKRLYEQMPEPKYVISFGACSNCGGPYWDSYSVTKGVDQIIPVDVYVPGCPPRPEALLQGILKLQEKIARESLGERYGSGTARPSAAALQSGLVSAPEAPGPGGVRGTGAGEGDR; encoded by the coding sequence ATGGACGTGACGCCAGACACCGAAGGGCAGCCCGTTCTGCTGCCGGAGCCGAAGCGGCTGGGCGCGCTGGCCCGCCTGGCCCCGGAGCCGATGAAGGTGATCCTCAACTGGGGCCGCCGCTACTCGCTCTGGGTCTTCAACTTCGGCCTCGCCTGCTGCGCGATCGAGTTCATCGCCGCGTCGATGGCCCGCCACGACTTCATCCGCCTCGGCGTGATCCCGTTCGCGCCGGGCCCGCGCCAGGCCGACCTGATGGTCGTCTCCGGCACGGTCACGGACAAGATGGCCCCGGCCGTGAAACGCCTGTACGAGCAGATGCCCGAGCCGAAGTACGTCATCTCCTTCGGGGCCTGCTCCAACTGCGGCGGCCCCTACTGGGACTCCTACTCCGTCACCAAGGGCGTCGACCAGATCATCCCGGTGGACGTGTACGTCCCCGGCTGCCCGCCCCGCCCCGAGGCGCTGCTCCAGGGAATCCTGAAGCTCCAGGAGAAGATCGCCCGGGAGTCGCTGGGCGAGCGGTACGGCAGCGGGACGGCGCGCCCCTCCGCGGCGGCGCTCCAGAGCGGTCTGGTCAGCGCTCCGGAGGCGCCGGGCCCCGGTGGCGTGAGGGGCACGGGCGCGGGGGAGGGCGACCGATGA
- a CDS encoding NADH-quinone oxidoreductase subunit C, with protein sequence MTTTGWLPAPVEDLFGPEATAEESYEVLTVDVPSTSWLTALEAARDELGCTYFDWLSAVDEPGTGFRVAAHVAALSPVRRLLVRTTVPHEAPTLPSAVGVYAGAAWHERETHEMFGVLFADHPALDHLLLPDNFEGHPLRKDFVLAARVAKAWPGAKEPGESEHGGPKRRQMLPPGVPDPNEWGPLKGQLPPAPARPARGAGRAAGERPARAAGERPVRRARTAAEGSASQAEAPAAGTAPASGAGATRRARTASEGSVSQQGAVSGQGAASAADGSAGRTAAAGAAEPPTEAGASPAGTGTPPTTPRRSRSAGQGSASQRAEAPTDTTSEGAGDGPQTAATSTPPARRTRSASEGSASQRPGTGTAPAGPRRSRSASDGSASQRPTSEAPPTPDTTPSGTPASDAAASEAAASEAAPTPPTAPRSPDAPWHHARPAFDEPEPQPASAPDQPGRPEPGEATTDEATTDERGDTADSTDDPTEPTDPTDHSDRTDPAGGPQ encoded by the coding sequence ATGACGACGACCGGTTGGCTGCCCGCCCCCGTCGAGGACCTCTTCGGCCCGGAGGCCACCGCCGAGGAGTCGTACGAGGTCCTCACGGTCGACGTGCCTTCCACGTCCTGGCTCACGGCCCTGGAGGCCGCCCGCGACGAACTGGGCTGCACCTACTTCGACTGGCTGAGCGCGGTCGATGAACCCGGCACGGGCTTCCGCGTCGCCGCCCACGTCGCCGCCCTGTCTCCGGTACGACGCCTGCTGGTCCGTACGACCGTCCCGCACGAGGCGCCCACGCTGCCCTCGGCGGTCGGCGTGTACGCGGGCGCCGCCTGGCACGAACGCGAGACGCACGAGATGTTCGGCGTCCTGTTCGCCGACCACCCCGCCCTGGACCACCTCCTCCTCCCGGACAACTTCGAGGGCCACCCCCTCCGCAAGGACTTCGTCCTGGCAGCCCGCGTCGCCAAGGCCTGGCCCGGCGCCAAGGAACCCGGCGAGTCCGAACACGGCGGCCCCAAGCGCCGCCAGATGCTGCCCCCCGGCGTCCCCGACCCGAACGAATGGGGCCCCCTGAAGGGCCAGCTCCCCCCCGCCCCGGCCCGCCCGGCCAGAGGCGCGGGGCGCGCGGCGGGAGAACGCCCGGCCAGGGCAGCGGGAGAACGCCCAGTACGGCGTGCCCGTACGGCAGCGGAGGGCTCGGCCAGCCAGGCGGAGGCCCCGGCTGCGGGCACTGCTCCGGCGTCCGGCGCGGGTGCGACGCGGCGGGCGCGTACGGCGTCGGAAGGGTCGGTCAGCCAGCAAGGGGCGGTCAGCGGGCAGGGAGCGGCTTCGGCCGCAGACGGTTCAGCGGGCCGGACGGCCGCCGCAGGAGCGGCCGAGCCCCCGACGGAGGCGGGCGCGTCTCCGGCGGGCACCGGCACGCCGCCGACCACACCTCGGCGTTCGAGGAGCGCCGGCCAGGGCTCGGCGAGCCAGCGGGCCGAGGCGCCGACGGACACGACGAGCGAGGGAGCGGGGGACGGGCCGCAGACGGCAGCGACCTCCACCCCGCCCGCTCGGCGGACACGCAGCGCGAGCGAAGGCTCGGCATCGCAGCGCCCGGGAACGGGCACCGCCCCGGCCGGCCCCCGCCGCTCACGCAGCGCCTCGGACGGCTCCGCAAGCCAGAGGCCGACTTCCGAGGCGCCGCCGACACCGGACACGACTCCGTCCGGCACACCTGCGTCAGATGCTGCTGCGTCAGAGGCGGCCGCGTCAGAGGCAGCTCCGACACCCCCCACAGCCCCCCGAAGCCCGGACGCCCCCTGGCACCACGCCCGCCCCGCCTTCGACGAGCCCGAGCCGCAGCCCGCGTCGGCCCCCGACCAGCCCGGCCGTCCCGAGCCCGGTGAGGCCACCACTGACGAGGCCACCACCGACGAGCGCGGTGACACCGCAGACTCCACCGACGACCCCACAGAGCCAACCGACCCCACCGATCACAGCGATCGCACAGACCCCGCAGGAGGCCCGCAGTGA
- a CDS encoding NADH-quinone oxidoreductase subunit H yields the protein MNDALDVTLRLLIVFVVFLTFPLLIGQTEHKVMAHMQGRLGPMYAGGFHGWAQLVADGVKFAQKEDIVPTGADRRIFQLAPAVALLPYLLVLLAIPIGPGEGAVGEVIDAGIFFVLAVMGVGVLGSLMAGWASANKFSLLGGLRTAAQLLAYELPMLLTAASVAMAAGTVSLPGILDAFEWWWLPWQIVGAIVFFVAGLAELQRPPFDMPVADSEIIFGAYTEYTGLRFALFLLAEYAGIVVLCGLTTVLFLGGWHGPWGADGLGWVWTLLKTAVLAFIVIWLRVTYPRLREDQLQKLSWTLLVPLSLAQIALTGVVKVVIQ from the coding sequence GTGAACGACGCGCTGGACGTCACCCTGCGACTCCTGATCGTCTTCGTCGTCTTCCTCACCTTCCCCCTGCTCATCGGCCAGACCGAGCACAAGGTCATGGCCCATATGCAGGGCCGCCTCGGCCCGATGTACGCGGGCGGCTTCCACGGCTGGGCCCAGCTCGTCGCCGACGGCGTGAAGTTCGCGCAGAAGGAGGACATCGTCCCGACGGGCGCGGACCGCCGTATCTTCCAGCTCGCCCCCGCGGTGGCCCTCCTCCCCTATCTGCTCGTCCTCCTCGCCATCCCCATCGGCCCGGGCGAGGGCGCGGTCGGGGAGGTCATCGACGCGGGCATCTTCTTCGTCCTGGCGGTCATGGGCGTGGGCGTCCTCGGCTCGCTCATGGCCGGCTGGGCCTCCGCCAACAAGTTCTCCCTCCTCGGAGGCCTCCGCACCGCCGCCCAGCTCCTGGCCTACGAACTCCCGATGCTGCTCACCGCCGCCTCCGTGGCCATGGCGGCCGGCACCGTCTCCCTCCCCGGCATCCTCGATGCCTTCGAGTGGTGGTGGCTGCCCTGGCAGATCGTCGGCGCGATCGTCTTCTTCGTCGCCGGACTCGCCGAGCTCCAACGCCCGCCCTTCGACATGCCCGTCGCCGACTCGGAGATCATCTTCGGTGCCTACACCGAGTACACCGGCCTCCGTTTCGCTCTCTTCCTCCTCGCCGAGTACGCCGGAATCGTCGTCCTGTGCGGCCTGACCACCGTCCTCTTCCTGGGCGGCTGGCACGGCCCCTGGGGCGCCGACGGCCTGGGCTGGGTCTGGACCCTGCTCAAGACGGCCGTCCTCGCCTTCATCGTGATCTGGCTCCGCGTGACCTATCCCCGTCTGCGTGAGGACCAGCTCCAGAAGCTCTCCTGGACCCTCCTCGTCCCCCTCTCCCTCGCCCAGATCGCCCTCACCGGCGTCGTCAAGGTGGTGATCCAGTAA
- a CDS encoding NADH-quinone oxidoreductase subunit I, giving the protein MAPIPGSGLAKGLAVTLRTMTRKSVTAQYPDTQPDLAPRTRGVIGLFEENCTVCMLCARECPDWCIYIDSHKETVPAATPGGRERSRNVLDRFAIDFSLCMYCGICIEVCPFDALFWSPEFEYAETDIRDLTHERDKLREWMWTVPAPPALDPGAEEPKEIAAARKTAEKLAAAQAEPKEPTEPQEGES; this is encoded by the coding sequence ATGGCCCCCATCCCCGGCTCCGGCCTCGCCAAGGGCCTGGCCGTCACCCTCCGCACGATGACGAGGAAGTCCGTCACCGCGCAGTACCCGGACACCCAGCCCGACCTCGCGCCCCGCACCCGCGGCGTGATCGGCCTGTTCGAGGAGAACTGCACGGTCTGCATGCTGTGCGCCCGTGAGTGCCCCGACTGGTGCATCTACATCGACTCCCACAAGGAGACGGTCCCGGCAGCGACCCCAGGCGGCCGCGAACGCAGCCGCAACGTCCTCGACCGCTTCGCCATCGACTTCTCCCTGTGCATGTACTGCGGTATCTGCATCGAGGTGTGTCCTTTCGACGCCCTGTTCTGGTCCCCGGAGTTCGAGTACGCCGAGACCGACATCCGCGACCTCACCCACGAGCGCGACAAGCTCCGCGAGTGGATGTGGACCGTCCCGGCCCCGCCCGCCCTCGACCCCGGCGCGGAGGAGCCCAAGGAGATCGCCGCCGCCCGCAAGACCGCCGAGAAGCTGGCGGCCGCCCAGGCCGAGCCGAAAGAGCCGACCGAGCCGCAGGAGGGCGAGTCGTGA
- a CDS encoding NADH-quinone oxidoreductase subunit J — MSPTHAALTTAADTHGFLSPTGVEIVFLLVGLVTFGAALVTVTTRQLVHAALWLVVTLGGLAVEYLLLTAEFIAWVQVLIYVGSVVVLLLFGLMLTRAPIGRSPDADSGNRWAALTVALASAATLVWVVVDAFRTTWIDLDGPAAGSTRATGESLFQNWVLPFEALSVLLLAALVGAIVLSRKAKAESSSPPMNSRAKTGSSPSAPDSRNHPIRRNGSSEGTEPTEQEGAR, encoded by the coding sequence GTGAGTCCCACCCACGCCGCGCTGACCACGGCCGCCGACACACACGGCTTTCTCTCCCCGACCGGCGTCGAGATCGTCTTCCTCCTCGTCGGCCTGGTCACCTTCGGCGCCGCCCTGGTCACCGTCACCACCCGGCAGCTGGTGCACGCCGCCCTGTGGCTGGTGGTCACGCTCGGCGGCCTCGCCGTCGAGTACCTCCTGCTCACCGCCGAGTTCATCGCCTGGGTGCAGGTCCTCATCTACGTCGGTTCCGTCGTCGTCCTCCTTCTGTTCGGTCTGATGCTCACCAGGGCCCCCATCGGCCGCTCCCCGGACGCCGACTCCGGCAACCGCTGGGCCGCCCTCACCGTGGCCCTGGCCTCCGCGGCCACCCTGGTCTGGGTGGTCGTCGACGCCTTCCGCACGACCTGGATCGACCTCGACGGGCCCGCCGCCGGCTCCACCAGGGCCACCGGCGAAAGCCTCTTCCAGAACTGGGTCCTCCCCTTCGAGGCCCTCTCCGTCCTCCTCCTTGCCGCCCTGGTCGGCGCGATCGTCCTGTCCCGCAAGGCGAAGGCGGAGTCGAGCTCTCCCCCTATGAACTCCCGGGCCAAGACCGGGAGTTCCCCATCCGCCCCGGATTCCCGCAATCACCCGATCCGGCGAAATGGGTCGTCCGAGGGAACTGAGCCGACCGAGCAGGAAGGCGCCCGCTGA
- the nuoK gene encoding NADH-quinone oxidoreductase subunit NuoK, translating to MHLAYPAVLSALLFCTGLYGVLARRNAILVLMSVELMLNAVNLNLVAFDVWLSKAAEETLHSGQALTLFTITIAAAEIGIGLAIVLAVHRNRGTSDIDKLRDTAEGHETDGPDRDASTAAQAEKAEATA from the coding sequence ATGCACCTCGCCTACCCCGCCGTACTCTCCGCCCTCCTCTTCTGCACCGGCCTGTACGGCGTCCTCGCCCGCCGCAACGCGATCCTGGTCCTGATGTCGGTCGAGCTGATGCTCAACGCCGTCAACCTCAACCTGGTCGCCTTCGACGTCTGGCTCAGCAAGGCCGCCGAGGAGACCCTGCACTCCGGCCAGGCCCTGACCCTGTTTACGATCACCATCGCCGCCGCCGAGATCGGCATCGGCCTGGCGATCGTCCTCGCCGTCCACCGCAACCGCGGTACCTCGGACATCGACAAGCTCCGCGACACCGCCGAGGGTCACGAAACCGACGGCCCCGACCGCGACGCCTCCACGGCCGCGCAGGCCGAGAAGGCTGAGGCCACCGCGTGA
- a CDS encoding NADH-quinone oxidoreductase subunit L, producing the protein MTTTTLAVLVPLLPFLGAAAGLLLGRTAPGFVRPFAVLPALASLVLAAVVAVRQGGDQAINAATELTPTGSVPIELALHIDGFAALVAVLVGVVATCVQIYSTGYLREDPRYPSYAALVSLFTSAMLLVVYSGDLMVLLVGWEIMGICSYFLVGHYWETPEARAASIKAFLVTKLGDVPFLIGLFALATDAGSFRITKILGTVASGGLDHPTLIALLLLAGVAGKSAQFPLHTWLPDAMAGPTPVSALIHAATMVAAGVYFIARLLPVFEASQAAMIVLAVMAAVTMIGSGLAALAQDDIKRVLAYSTIGQLGYMTGALAVADRGAAVFHLLSHGAFKALLFLAAGVIIHAAGTNSLAAMSRMTHLRDRVPDAYWTMTVALLALAAIPPFSGFFSKESVLGAAEHAAAGHAERVPGASGWVVLVAGLLTALLTAAYAMRLWLLAFHGRGAEAPDHGRQPLTMTVVLWVLAVPSLAVGALAYRVLPDWFDGRDLAPTLTTSVLGTGVALVGGIITYAAWRHTTALAARVPLGAVAAHPEGDAAQVEAEAIASHAPVYGGVAYAPDPADPGRLLLGPLHRHAAVGFHLDAVYRALFVRPVQAGASLVRFLDREVVDTYVRGAGALPRWLGVAVRRAQTGNVQTYVSALLAGTVVLAVAAVLVATGA; encoded by the coding sequence GTGACCACGACCACCCTCGCCGTCCTCGTCCCCCTCCTGCCGTTCCTGGGCGCCGCGGCCGGCCTGCTCCTGGGCCGTACGGCCCCCGGCTTCGTCCGCCCGTTCGCCGTACTGCCGGCGCTCGCGTCCCTCGTGCTCGCCGCGGTGGTCGCCGTGCGCCAGGGCGGCGACCAGGCGATCAACGCCGCCACCGAGCTCACGCCCACCGGTTCGGTCCCGATCGAACTCGCCCTGCACATCGACGGCTTCGCCGCCCTCGTCGCCGTACTCGTCGGCGTCGTCGCCACCTGCGTGCAGATCTACTCCACGGGTTACCTGCGCGAGGACCCGCGCTACCCCTCGTACGCCGCGCTCGTCTCCCTTTTCACCTCCGCGATGCTGCTCGTCGTCTACTCCGGCGACCTGATGGTGCTGCTGGTCGGCTGGGAGATCATGGGCATCTGCTCGTACTTCCTGGTCGGCCACTACTGGGAGACCCCGGAGGCCCGCGCCGCCTCCATCAAGGCCTTCCTGGTGACCAAGCTCGGTGACGTCCCCTTCCTCATCGGACTGTTCGCGCTGGCCACCGACGCCGGTTCCTTCCGCATCACGAAGATCCTCGGCACCGTCGCGAGCGGCGGACTCGACCATCCGACGCTGATCGCCCTGCTGCTCCTGGCCGGCGTGGCGGGCAAGTCGGCGCAGTTCCCGCTGCACACCTGGCTCCCCGACGCGATGGCGGGCCCGACGCCCGTCTCCGCGCTGATCCATGCCGCGACCATGGTCGCCGCCGGTGTCTACTTCATCGCCCGTCTCCTCCCGGTCTTCGAGGCCTCCCAGGCCGCGATGATCGTCCTCGCCGTGATGGCCGCCGTCACGATGATCGGCTCGGGCCTGGCCGCGCTCGCCCAGGACGACATCAAGCGCGTCCTCGCCTACTCGACGATCGGCCAGCTCGGCTACATGACCGGTGCGCTCGCTGTCGCCGACCGCGGTGCCGCCGTCTTCCACCTCCTCTCGCACGGCGCCTTCAAGGCGCTGCTGTTCCTCGCGGCCGGCGTGATCATCCACGCCGCCGGCACCAACTCGCTGGCCGCCATGTCCCGCATGACCCATCTGCGCGACCGCGTCCCCGACGCCTACTGGACGATGACCGTGGCGCTCCTCGCGCTCGCCGCGATCCCGCCGTTCAGCGGCTTCTTCTCCAAGGAGTCCGTCCTCGGCGCCGCCGAGCACGCAGCCGCCGGCCACGCCGAGCGCGTCCCGGGCGCCTCCGGCTGGGTCGTCCTCGTCGCCGGCCTGCTCACGGCCCTGCTCACCGCCGCCTACGCGATGCGGTTGTGGCTCCTGGCCTTCCACGGCCGGGGCGCCGAGGCCCCCGACCACGGCAGGCAGCCGCTGACGATGACCGTGGTGCTGTGGGTGCTCGCTGTCCCGTCCCTCGCCGTCGGCGCCCTCGCCTACCGCGTGCTCCCCGACTGGTTCGACGGCCGCGACCTCGCCCCGACCCTCACCACCTCCGTCCTCGGCACGGGCGTGGCCCTGGTCGGCGGCATCATCACCTACGCGGCCTGGCGCCACACCACGGCCCTGGCGGCGCGCGTCCCGCTGGGTGCGGTCGCGGCCCACCCCGAGGGGGACGCCGCCCAGGTCGAGGCCGAGGCCATCGCCAGCCACGCGCCCGTGTACGGGGGAGTGGCCTACGCACCCGACCCGGCGGACCCGGGCCGGCTGCTGCTCGGCCCGCTGCACCGCCATGCCGCCGTCGGCTTCCACCTCGACGCCGTCTACCGGGCGCTGTTCGTCCGCCCGGTCCAGGCCGGGGCGAGTCTCGTCCGGTTCCTCGACCGCGAGGTCGTCGACACCTACGTCCGTGGGGCGGGTGCGCTACCCCGCTGGCTCGGCGTCGCCGTACGGCGCGCCCAGACCGGCAATGTGCAGACCTATGTGAGCGCGCTGCTCGCCGGCACCGTCGTCCTCGCGGTCGCCGCCGTCCTCGTCGCCACGGGAGCGTGA
- a CDS encoding NuoM family protein produces the protein MIDISESVMQFLLAFVVVGPLLGAAAALLPAPPGLKGKSPDQAVLRHGVTVTGAVLIAAIVLALGFDHDQPSKMQASTDISWIPALDVRIHLGIDGISLPLLVLTALLTFLCALYSYFKMPSGPTPKAFVALLLVLESGTLASFAVLDLLLFFLAFEMVLIPMYFLIARWGGEGRAEAAWKFILFTLLGSVVMLLGLLLIGIKAGTFDMVALATDNGRSLSASVQVIAVLAIGIGLAVKTPMWPLHSWLPDAHTAAPTVGSVLLAGVLLKMGTYGFVRILLPIAPDGFADFAPYLAAFAVVGIIYGSLACLALAKQGAKGDLKRLIAYSSVGHMGFVLLGIATMTPTGVNGALFANIAHGLITGLLFFLVGALKDRTGTTDLDALAEQTGAALYGKAPRLGGLLAFAAVASLGLPGLAGFWGEMLALFGAFEPAAGLSRPAFLTFMAIGAFGTLLTAAYLLVVVRRVCMGATPQDAPKIADVQTYEFAAWTPLVALTVVAGLWPKTLLGLTDPAVQQLLAGGTR, from the coding sequence GTGATCGATATCAGCGAGTCCGTGATGCAGTTTCTTCTGGCGTTCGTCGTCGTCGGCCCTCTCCTCGGTGCCGCCGCCGCTCTCCTGCCCGCCCCGCCCGGGCTGAAGGGGAAGTCGCCCGACCAGGCCGTGCTCCGGCACGGTGTCACCGTCACCGGTGCGGTCCTGATCGCCGCGATCGTCCTGGCGCTCGGCTTCGACCACGACCAGCCGTCGAAGATGCAGGCCAGCACGGACATCAGCTGGATCCCCGCACTCGACGTGCGTATCCACCTCGGCATCGACGGCATCTCCCTACCCCTTCTCGTCCTGACCGCGCTGCTGACCTTCCTCTGCGCGCTCTACTCGTACTTCAAGATGCCTTCGGGCCCGACCCCGAAGGCGTTCGTCGCACTGCTGCTAGTCCTGGAGTCCGGCACCCTCGCCAGCTTCGCCGTGCTGGACCTGCTCCTCTTCTTCCTCGCCTTCGAGATGGTCCTCATCCCGATGTACTTCCTCATCGCCCGCTGGGGCGGCGAGGGCCGGGCCGAGGCCGCCTGGAAGTTCATCCTCTTCACGCTGCTCGGTTCCGTCGTCATGCTGCTCGGCCTGCTCCTGATCGGAATCAAGGCGGGCACATTCGACATGGTGGCACTCGCCACTGACAACGGCCGGTCGCTGTCCGCATCCGTGCAGGTCATCGCCGTTTTGGCAATCGGGATCGGGCTCGCGGTCAAGACGCCGATGTGGCCGCTGCACAGCTGGCTGCCCGACGCCCACACCGCCGCGCCGACCGTCGGTTCGGTCCTGCTGGCCGGTGTGCTGCTGAAGATGGGCACGTACGGTTTCGTCCGAATCCTCCTGCCGATCGCTCCCGACGGCTTCGCCGACTTCGCGCCGTACCTCGCCGCCTTCGCCGTCGTCGGGATCATCTACGGATCCCTGGCCTGCCTCGCCCTCGCCAAGCAGGGCGCGAAAGGCGACCTCAAGCGCCTCATCGCCTACTCCTCCGTAGGCCACATGGGCTTCGTCCTCCTCGGCATCGCGACGATGACCCCGACCGGCGTGAACGGCGCCCTGTTCGCCAACATCGCCCACGGCCTCATCACCGGCCTCCTCTTCTTCCTGGTCGGCGCGCTGAAGGACCGCACTGGCACCACCGACCTCGACGCCCTCGCCGAGCAGACCGGCGCCGCGCTCTACGGCAAGGCACCGCGCCTCGGCGGCCTGCTCGCGTTCGCCGCGGTCGCCTCCCTCGGGCTGCCGGGCCTCGCAGGGTTCTGGGGCGAGATGCTCGCGCTGTTCGGCGCGTTCGAGCCCGCCGCCGGCCTCAGCCGCCCGGCCTTCCTCACCTTCATGGCGATCGGCGCCTTCGGCACCCTGCTCACCGCCGCTTACCTGCTCGTCGTGGTCCGCCGAGTCTGCATGGGCGCCACACCGCAGGACGCCCCGAAGATCGCCGACGTCCAGACATACGAGTTCGCGGCCTGGACCCCGCTCGTCGCCCTCACCGTCGTCGCCGGACTGTGGCCCAAGACCCTCCTCGGCCTCACCGACCCGGCCGTGCAGCAGCTCCTCGCAGGAGGCACCCGATGA